Proteins encoded in a region of the Nitrospinota bacterium genome:
- a CDS encoding cytochrome c has product MKYLAMAVFALVLAACSAGERKLAADYKPDGKYIFNNAAKGDCIACHRVTAEKFAGPGLAGLGTLHSRAWVEKWLADPQKVWDENDAETREMRKRLGAETRKFTAMKIMRQIQDAERAALTDYLMTL; this is encoded by the coding sequence ATGAAGTATTTGGCGATGGCCGTTTTCGCGCTTGTTCTCGCGGCGTGTTCGGCGGGGGAACGGAAGCTGGCGGCGGACTACAAGCCGGACGGCAAGTATATTTTCAATAATGCCGCCAAGGGGGATTGCATTGCCTGCCACCGGGTTACCGCGGAAAAATTTGCCGGGCCGGGGCTGGCCGGGCTCGGCACGCTTCACAGCCGCGCATGGGTGGAAAAGTGGCTTGCCGACCCGCAAAAGGTGTGGGATGAAAACGATGCCGAAACGCGGGAGATGAGAAAACGTCTGGGGGCCGAAACCCGGAAATTTACCGCCATGAAGATTATGCGCCAGATCCAGGATGCCGAACGCGCCGCCCTGACCGACTACCTCATGACGCTGTAG
- a CDS encoding cytochrome c: MRSIVFSMVFALTLAVGVSFAGDAGKGQALFNGTGKCKVCHKTDATKLVGPGLAGTTKNNDDAFLKEWISDSQGTWAKGGPAIEAMQKRVNKVGKPKTAMVPGKLTAEEVDDVIAYLHTL; encoded by the coding sequence ATGAGATCAATCGTTTTCTCGATGGTGTTCGCGCTTACGCTCGCGGTCGGCGTTTCTTTTGCCGGCGATGCGGGCAAAGGGCAGGCTCTTTTTAACGGCACGGGCAAGTGCAAAGTCTGCCACAAGACCGACGCCACCAAACTGGTCGGCCCGGGCCTTGCCGGCACGACCAAGAACAACGACGACGCGTTCCTGAAAGAATGGATATCCGACTCGCAGGGCACCTGGGCCAAGGGCGGACCGGCCATCGAAGCTATGCAGAAGCGTGTCAACAAAGTTGGCAAGCCGAAGACCGCGATGGTCCCGGGCAAGCTGACGGCGGAAGAAGTCGACGACGTTATCGCGTACCTGCACACACTGTAA
- a CDS encoding TPM domain-containing protein — MRRFPLTLALAAALWAVPAFAALPAIPAPTGLVTDAAGILQPAQRNALDAELRAYEQQTGTEIAILIVKDTGGLEAWEYATNAGNQWGVGKKGVDNGALILVALDTHDFWIAAGRQLEGAVTDAEAGAIFREMVRPRFRTGDFYGGLKAAVEGTKQAIAGEIFTDKRMGRKSGRGKTNYWDIFGILFPFGIILISWLAAVLGRSKAWWPGGLIGAGGGALVAFFFGLSLLLIGVIAVALGLAGLAFDYVVSKSYKDYRGGGPTPPWFMGGGGFSGGGGGFGGGGSFGGGGFSGGGGGGKW; from the coding sequence GTGAGGCGGTTTCCCCTTACGCTGGCGCTGGCGGCGGCCCTTTGGGCCGTCCCCGCTTTCGCCGCGCTCCCCGCCATTCCCGCCCCCACGGGGCTTGTCACCGACGCGGCGGGGATACTGCAACCGGCGCAGCGCAATGCGCTGGATGCCGAATTGCGGGCCTACGAACAGCAGACCGGCACCGAAATAGCCATCCTCATCGTGAAAGACACCGGCGGACTGGAGGCGTGGGAATACGCCACCAACGCGGGCAATCAGTGGGGAGTGGGCAAAAAGGGGGTCGACAACGGCGCTCTGATTCTGGTCGCGCTGGACACGCACGATTTCTGGATAGCCGCCGGGCGCCAGCTTGAAGGGGCGGTGACCGACGCCGAGGCCGGAGCGATATTCCGCGAGATGGTCCGCCCCCGTTTCCGCACCGGGGATTTTTACGGCGGGCTGAAGGCGGCGGTGGAAGGGACAAAACAGGCCATCGCCGGCGAGATATTCACCGACAAACGGATGGGCCGGAAAAGCGGGCGCGGCAAGACGAACTACTGGGATATTTTCGGCATCCTGTTCCCCTTTGGCATTATCCTCATTTCGTGGCTGGCGGCGGTGCTGGGCCGCTCGAAGGCATGGTGGCCCGGCGGACTCATCGGCGCGGGAGGCGGGGCGCTGGTGGCGTTTTTCTTCGGACTATCGTTGCTGCTCATCGGCGTCATCGCGGTGGCGCTCGGCTTGGCGGGCCTGGCGTTCGATTATGTGGTATCGAAGAGCTACAAAGATTACCGCGGCGGCGGTCCCACCCCCCCGTGGTTTATGGGGGGCGGCGGGTTCTCCGGCGGAGGCGGCGGGTTTGGGGGCGGCGGCAGTTTTGGCGGCGGAGGGTTCTCCGGCGGCGGGGGCGGCGGCAAGTGGTAG